A window of Streptomyces broussonetiae genomic DNA:
AGCGCACCAACTGCTCGCCCAGCAGCCTGGCGGCGGGACGGCCGGGGCGATCGGGGGCGAAGACGCTGATGACCGGCCGGATACGGCCTCCGTTGGTCGCGATCCGCAGATGCTCGAAGCACTCCCTGGCGATGTCGTCGGGATGTGTGACATGCCGCAGGTCCCGCACGATCAGGTTGTTCCAGTAGAGCCGGCCTATGCAGCGCGCCGCGTTGCGCCAGGCCACCCGGGCGCCGAACGCCACCTCCGCCGGGGTGTGTGCGTACGTGCCGAAGCGCTCCACCTCCGCGGTGACCTCCGCGAGCCGCCGGTGCGGATCGCCGTCGCCCGGGTTCTCGGCGGCGTACTGGCGGATGAACACCTCGGCGGCCGCCAGGACGGCCTCGGGCGCCGACGGGCGGCGCCGAGCCGGGTCGGACGAAGGGGGGAGTTGCACCGGGTTCTCTCCTGCTCGGGGTCTGGTGCTCGCACGGGCCCTGCGCGCCGGAGGTGGTCCGGCGACTGCTCGGCCCGGGAGCGGACGGGGCGATGCCGAGTCCGGCGGGCGGGCGCGGCAAGCGAGTGGCCGCGCGGCCGGGGCTGGGTCGGCCGGATCGGGCGACGCTCAGTCCTCGGGTGGTTCCCGCAACTGCCGGGGCAGTAAAGCGGCCTCGAGTGCGGGTACGTCGAAGGGGTCGAAATGGATCCGCTCCTGCGGGATACCCTGCCGGGCCAGGGTGGCGCTGGCCTGCGTGACCATGTCCACCGGCCCGGAGAGGAACGCCTCGTGCCGGTACCACGGCCCGAACTCGTTCAGCACCCGTGGCAGGGTGCCCTCCAGCCCCGCAATACGCTCGTGCGACACCGCGGCCCGCACGGACAGCCAGTGGTGCCGCTGGGACATCCTGAGCATGTCGTCGAGGCCGTACAGCTCCTCGGCGGTCCGCGCGCCGACGAAGACGTCGACGTAGCGTTCCGTCCCGATGCGGGCCGCGTCCTCGACCAGGGCCTTGATGGGTGCCATGCCGGTCCCGCCGGCCACGCACACCAGATCCCGCTCGGCGCGCGGGTCGAGCGTCATGTCGCCCTGAGCGGGTCCGAGCCGCACCATGTCCCCGGGCTTGGCGCCGTAGACCAGGCCCTGGCTGACCTGGCCCTGGGCGACCGCGCGCACGTGGAAGGTCACGGTGTTGTCCGGTCGCGGTGCGTGCGCGGGCGAGTAGTAGCGCCACGCCTTGGGGTGCCAGGGCGTCTCCACGCTCGCGTACTGGCCCGCCGTGTACGGGTAGGGCGCGTCGGGCCGCACGGTGATTTCCGCGATGCCGTGGCCGCGGTGCAGGTGGTGGATGATCTCCGCCTCCCACACCGCGGGCGCCGTGCGGGCGTCCTCCGCCGCCGCGTGCATCATCACCTGGGCGACGACGCCGTATCCGTGCGTCCATGCGGCGGCCAGTTCCGGGCTCCACGCCGGGCCTGCGTAGCGGGCCAGGGAGGCGAGCAGGCACTCGCCCACCGCGGGGTAGTGGCCGTCCAGCGCCCCGAACTTGCGGTGGTCGCGGCCGAGCCGGCCGCAGAACCGGATCAGGTTCTCCGGGTCGTCGACGAGGTCGACGATCTGCAGCAGCCCGCGCAGCAACCGGTCGCGCTGCACGTCCAGGTTGTCCGGGAAGAGCCCGCGCACCTCGGGGTGGCGTGCGAACAGAATGGCGTAGAAATACACCGTCATGTCCGCTGCGTGCGGGCCGACCACGGTCACGCTTGCGCGCATCAGGGCGATCTCCTCCGCGGTCAGCGGCACGAGGTCCGGCAGCGGACTCGGCGCCGGGGGTGAGGGAGCGGCAGGAGGCGCTGCTGATTCCGGTGACTGCGCCGTGGCATCCGCTGCGTCACGGCGTCCTCGCGACGCTCGGGAGAAAATCACCGGGCGCCTCCCGCTTCAGATTGAATCGTCATCACCATGAGGGAAATTCAGTGTCAGAGCAGTGGGGAGCGGGGACCGCCACGACCGCTGCACAACCGGTCGCGACTGCCCGGGACAGGCCGATGACCGGCACGGGGTTCCGCTGTGCCGGTTGCCCACCCTGCACCCAGAAAGGGTCCGCCATTCGGCTGTGGCGCCGTCACGATACGACGCCAGGGTTCAACTCGGCCGCACATCGGCGACTTGGGAATGGACGGGGCGGAACTCCCTGGGACGTCCTGCCGCTCGGTGGCGATCGGCAGGAACGCATTCACCCTAATACACAATCTTCACCCGTCAACCAAAGGATAGGCACGACCTCGCCGCCACTCGCGCGCTTTCGCCCCGCGGGCCGGTCTGCGAGGCGTGGGTTCGGCGCCGAGGAGGGGAGGTCGATGCAGAACCGACCGGATAAACCGTGTGGAACCGGCCGGAATCAGGCTGCGGTGCGGCAGCCCGGCAACTTCGCGAAATTCGCGTCCGCTTCTGCCGGTGACGTGTCGAAGCCCACTCCGCATTGCCACCCGAAACCCGTCGGTTTCGGGAGCTGCAGTGTATTCAGAAGGCATGGCTCATGACAGCGTAATACCGTGTGAATTCGCCGAGCTGAATGTGATCTCTGTCGGTAAATCCGGATAACCGGGGCACTCGGGTTCCGGGCTGCGGCCCTGCTCCGGGAATACCCTGCGCTCCGGCGGACCAGCGTCTGTACCAGCAGCCGGAGGGTGTTACCTCACGCGCGGGTGAAGGCCGGCTGCGCGAGGTCGGCCACCCGTGTGGGGCGGCCCAGGAGGGCCACCTCGCGGAACTGCCACAGCAGTGCGCCTGTCGGGGCGTGTACCACCATGCCCCGGCGCAGTGGCAGTTGGAGCAGCGGGCGGCCGTCGCCGTCGGTTCGCCAGCGAGGGATGTCCGGGTCGGTGAGCCGGCGCAGCGGGATGGGATGCAGTGAGTGGACCTCGCGCCGGTCGCGTGTGAAGGTCACCGGCTCCCGCGGGATGACGACGACCGGCGTGATGACGAAACCGGAGTCGGTGACGAAGTCGTCGAGCAGCCCGGCCACCTCGCCGGGATCCGCGAGGACTCCCGTTTCCTCGGCCAGTTCCCGCAGCGCCGCCGCCACCGGAGTCTCGCCGTCGTCCAGCCGGCCACCGGGCAGCGCCCACTGACCGGCGTTTCGGCCGCGCGGGGCTCGCTTGATCAGCAGGACGTGGGCCCGGCCGCGGTGGGCGAAGAGAGTAAGGCAGACGCCGGCGCGCCGGGAGGCCTGTGATGCGGTGGCCTCGCGCCGTTCGAACACGGCCAGATTGGCCCGCACCCGGTCGGCGACCTCCCCCAGGGCAGAGGCCGTCGCGGTGGCGCCGAGCCCCTCAGGCATGGCTGCGTTCACGGGTTCCCCCTGTCCGTGCGAGCAGTTCGCGCGCGATGAAGTCCACCAGGACCGTCCGCATCCGCTCGGCGGTCACCTGCGGAGCCCCGGTCAGTACCTGGATGGCCAGGCCGTCGGTGAGCGCGGTGATGCCGAGCGCGAGCTGCTCGGCGTCGGCGTCGGCACTGAACTCTCCCTGCCGTTGCCCCCTGCGGATGATCCTGACCACGGCCTCGCGCCAGCGGGCGTAGAAGTCGTTGTGGATGGCGCGCAGTTCGGGCCGCAAGGCCGTCTCCGTCCAGAACTGCAGCCACACCAGCCACTCGTCCCGGACCCGGCCCGGCGTGGGCAGTTGCATGTCGATGAGCCTGAGCAGGCGTTCGTGGGCGCTGTCCACGGCCCTGAGTTCGGCGCTCTGCCGCTCGAAGGCGCTGTGGACGCAGTGCAGCAGTGCCGCACTGAGCACGTCCTGCTTCGTGGGGAAGTAGTAGTGCACGGCACCGCTGCTGGTGCCGCACGCGCGGGCGATGTCAGCGATCCGCACGTCGTGGTAGCCGTGCTCGGAGATCAGTTTCCAGGCCGCCTCGAGGAATTCGGTGCGCCGGCGTTCGTCGCCCGCCTGCTCGGCCGGCGCCGCTTGTCCCCCCGGCTCGGCGGGCCGCCGCTCGGCCGCCGCACGCGGTCCCGTGCCCCGGCCGTACACCAGCCAGTCCACGGTGACGCCGCCCGCCGCGGCGATGGCCGACAACTCCTTGGCCGTGAAGCGGCGGCTGCCCTGAAGCGACTTGGAGAGCTTGGTCGGCTCCAGGCCGATGCGTGCGGCGAACTCCCGGTGTGTGTCCGCGACCGATGCGATCACGCTGCGCACGCGCTGCGCTGTGTCGTCCATGCTCCCCAAGCGTAGGCCTCCGTTGCGTAAATCGCAATACCGCTGGTGTGTGCCGGGGCGCACACAATGCCTGCACGATCAGAGAAACCGCAGGTTGTACAACCTATTGACAGCGCTCGTACGGCATCTCAGAGTGAGGGCAATTCCCGACCGACGCATCAGTTAGTCGACGTCCCGGGCACGGATCCCCGTCATGGTTCCGCATGCCCTGATCCCGGCAGGAAAGAGAGCACCGTGGGGACGACACCACTGCGCCCTGATGTGCACGACGGCAAGGTCGTGCTGATCACGGGCGGGGGCACCGGCATCGGCCGCGCCATCGCCGCCGACTTCGCCGCCTGCGGGGCGAAGGTCGTGGTCTGCGGCCGCCGCCCCGGTCCGCTGGAGGAGGTACGCGCCGAGATCGAGACCGCCGGCGGTACCTGTCTGACCGTCCCCGCGAACATCCGCGAGGAGGGCGCGGCCACCCGGGTCGTGGACGCCGCCCTGGCGGCGTTCGGCCGTATCGACGTGCTCGTCAACAGCGCCGGCGGCCAGTTCACCGCCCCTGCCGAGGAGATCACCCCAAGGGGCTGGCGCGCGGTGCACGACCTCGCCGTGGACGCCGGCTGGGCCATGACCCGCGAGGTCGCGATCCGCTCGATGATCCCGAACCGGTCCGGCGCCGTGTTCTTCATGGCGTTCTCCCCGCGCCGCGGCATCCCCGGCATGGTGCACGCCACCTCCGCACGCGCCGCCCTGGAGAACCTCGCCGCCGGACTGTCCCTGGAGTGGAGCCGCTACGGCATCCGCACCGTGTGCGTCGCCCCCGGCACCATCGCCACCGAGGGGATGGCGGCCGCGTACGGCGACGAGGACCGCCGCACCTGGGAGCAGGCCGTCCCGCTCGGCCGGCTGGGCCGCCCGGAGGAGGTCTCCGGGCTTGTGTCCTTCCTCGCCTCCCCGGGCGGCTCGTACGTCACCGGCACGACCGTCGTCGTCGACGGCGGCGTGGACGCCTGGGGCACCGGCCACCCGGCCCCGGACCTGGCGGTCCGCACGCCCGGCGCCCCGAAATCGCCCGGCGCCCTCGACGCGCCGCACACCCCCGGTTCCCCGAACAGCCCGGACGCCCTGGAGATCGCCCCGTGACCCTCACACTCCCCGACGGCACGGCCGCACCCGCCGACGCCGCCCGTGACCTGTCCGCGCTCTTCGACCCGGCCTCGGTCGCCGTCATCGGAGCCAGCAACGACCAGACCAAGTACGGAAACTGGATCGCGGTCCAGGCGCTGCGCGGGGACCGGCGGCGCCCGGTCCACCTGGTCAACCGGCGCGGCGAACCCGTGCTGGGCCGCCCCGTCCACCGTCGCGCCGTCGACGCGCCGGGCGGCGTGGACCTCGCCGTGATCGCCGTGCCCGCCGCGGGGTTCGCCGACGCCGTGGACGACGCCCTCGCCGCCGGCGCCCGGGCGATCGTCGGCATCACCGCGGGCTTCGCCGAGCTCGGCGAGGAGGGCCGGCAGCGCGAGTCGGCCCTGGCCGCGCGTATCCGGCAGGCGGGCGCGGTCCTGCTCGGCCCGAACTGCCTCGGCGTGCTCGACACCACCAGCGGGCTGCGCCTCGCCTCCAACGACATGCCCGCAGGGCCCGTCGGGTTCATCTCCCAGAGCGGCAACATGGCCCTCGAACTCGGCCGCCACCTGGAGCGGGACGGTCTCGGCTTCTCCCGGTTCGCCTCCCTCGGCAACCAGGCCGACCTCACCGCCGCCGACCTCATCCACGGCTACACCGCACACGACGGCACCGAGCTGATCGCGCTGTACTGCGAGGACTTCGGTGACGGACGGGCCTTCGCCCGTGCCGCCGCCGACGCCGTAGGGGCCGGGAAGCCCGTCGTTCTTCTCACGGTCGGCGCCGGGCAGGCCTCCATGCGCGGCGCCCGCTCCCACACCGGAGCGCTCACCAGCGACCTTGCGGTCATCGACGCAGCGTGCCGGGCCGCGGGCGTGGACCGCGTCGCCAGCGTCGCCGAACTCGCCCACCTGCTCGGGGCACTGCACCGCAACCGCCGGGGCGGCGGACGCCGCGTCGCCGTCATCGCGGACGGCGGCGGTCACGCCTCCCTCGCCAGCGACCTCGCCGAGGCACACGGTCTGGTCGTCCCCGAGTTCGGCGCCTCTCTCACCTCCGCCCTGGCCGCCGAGCTGCCACCCTCCGCGGGCACCACCAACCCGGTCGACCTGGCCGGGGCGGGGGAGCAGGACATCACCTCCTTCGGCCGGGTCCTCGACCTGGCGCTGAGCGCCGACGAGGTCGACGCCGTCCTGGTCACCGGCTACTTCGGCGGCTACGGAGGCTACGGCGAGGCGCTCGCGAACGCCGAGAGGGCCACCGCCCGTGTGATGGCCGAACACGTCCGCGCCCACGGCAAGCCCGTCGCCGTCCACACGATGTACGCGGAGCGGCCCGCCGCCACGGAACTCAAGGACCAGGGCGTCTGCGTCTTCGGCGCGGTGGAGCACGCGGCCGGGGTCCTCGGCCGGATCGCCGAACGCTCCGAGCGGCCCGCCCCCCGGGTGCCCGCCCTGCCCAATCCCGCGGCACCCGCCACGGCCGACGACTACTGGACCGCACGCGAACTGCTGCGCAACGTCGGGCTCCCGTTCCCCGCCGCCCGCCTGGTGCACACCGAGGACGAGGCGGCCACGGCCGCCCGGGAGATCGGCGGGCCCGTCGTACTCAAGGCCATGGGCCTGCTGCACAAGTCCGACGCGGGCGGCGTCGCGCTCGGCCTCGCCGACGAAACCGGCGTACGGGCCGCGCACGCCGACATGACGCGCCGCCTCGCCCCGCCCGGCTACTGCGTCGAGGCCATGGCCGACACGACGGACGGCGTCGAACTCATCGTCGGCGTCCGCCGCGACCCCCGCTTCGGTCCCGTCGCGCTCGTCGGTCTCGGCGGCGTCTTCACCGAAGTGCTGCGCGACGTCCGGCTCGCGCTGGCGCCCGTCACCGCGGCCGAGGCCGAGTCCCTGCTGGCCCGTCTGACCGCCGCACCCCTGCTGCACGGCACCCGCGGGCGGCCCGCCGTGGACGTCGCGGCCGCCGCCCGGGCGGTCGAGGCCATCACGGCCGTCGCCGCCGCACACCCCGAGATCGACGAGCTGGAGGTAAACCCCCTGCTCGTCACCCCCGAGGGCTGCCTGGGCCTCGACGCCCGCCTCGTCCTCGGCTCCTGACCCGTCGTCACCCCACCTCACGAGGAGAGACCCGCATGGACTTCGCCTACACCCCGCGCCTGACCGAACTCAAGGAACGGGCCGCCGCACTCGCCGGCAAGATCATGATCCACGAGGACGCCTGCGAGGCCAACAACGGTCTGCCGTCCGAGGTGCTGCGCGGCATCCGCGACGAGGTGCTCGCCGACGGACTGCAGGCCGTCAACATGCCCACCGAGTGGGGCGGCGCCGGACTGAGCGTCCTGGAGCAGGTCGTCGTCCAGGAAGAGCTGGGCAAGCTCACCAACGCGCTGTGGGACACGGTGTGGCGGCCGGCCAACGCCCTGTCCGCCTGCACCCCCGCCCAGCGCGAGCGCTACCTCGTCCCCGACATCCTCGGACAGCGCCGTGACGCCGTCGCCATCACCGAGGCGGACGCCGGCTCCGACCCGCAGGGCATCGCCACCACCGCCACGCCGACCGCCGACGGCTACCGCATCGACGGCGAGAAGTGGTTCGTCACGGTCGGCGACGCGGCCGACTTCTTCCTTGTCCTCGCCCTGGTCGGCGAGTACAGGGCACCCACCCTCCTCCTCGTCGACAAGGACCTGCCGGGCGTGCGCCTCAAGCGCGTCCCCCGCTACATGCACACCTTCGTCTACGAGCACCCCGAGTACGTCTTCGAGGGTGTCGAGGTCGGCAAGGACGCGGTGCTCGGCGAGATCGGCGGCGGCTACGACCTGACCCGCAGCTGGTTCACCGAGGAACGCCTGATGATCGGCGCCCGCACCGTCGGCGCCGCCGAACGCGCCCTGGCCCTGGCCACCGAGTGGGCCCGTGAACGCGTCCAGGGCGGACGGGCCCTCATCGAACGTCAGTTGATCCAGGGCATGCTCGCCGACTCGGCCGTCGACATCGCCGTCAACCGCGCATTCGTCCACCAGGTGGCCTGGGAGTTCGACCAGGGCGGCGACCGTAAGACGCTGCACGCCAAGGCGGCCATGGCCAAGCTGTCCGCCTCCGAGGCCGCGGGCCGTGTCGCCGACCGGGCCGTGCAGATCTTCGGTGGCCGCGGCTACATGCGCGACTACCCCGTCGAGCGGCTCTACCGCGAACTGCGTGTCGACCGCATCTGGGAGGGCACCTCCGAGATCCAGCGCCTGGTCATCGCCAACGAGATCGGCAAGCGCGGCCTCGGCATGCTCGACTTCCCGACGACCGGAAGCACCCGGGCGTGAGCGCGGGCACCGTCGAGATCCGGCGCAGCGGCAGCACCGCCGTGCTGACGCTGCGCCGGGAGGCGAAACTCAACGCCCTCTCCACGCACCTGGAACGCGAGCTGCTGCGCGCCCTGGACGACAAGGCCGTCACCACCAGCCGTGCCGTCGTCCTGACCGGCGGCGACCGGGTCTTCTCCGCGGGTGCCGACACCGGTGAGCTGCGCGAGATGACTCCCGAGGCGATCACCGCCTACTACCGTGACTCCGGAGCGGTGTACGAGAAGGTGGCCGGGCTGCCGCAGCCCACCGTGTCCGCCGTCGCCGGCTACTGCCTCGGCGGCGGCCTGGAACTCGCCCTGGCCACCGACTTCCGGGTGGCGGA
This region includes:
- a CDS encoding globin domain-containing protein, producing the protein MRASVTVVGPHAADMTVYFYAILFARHPEVRGLFPDNLDVQRDRLLRGLLQIVDLVDDPENLIRFCGRLGRDHRKFGALDGHYPAVGECLLASLARYAGPAWSPELAAAWTHGYGVVAQVMMHAAAEDARTAPAVWEAEIIHHLHRGHGIAEITVRPDAPYPYTAGQYASVETPWHPKAWRYYSPAHAPRPDNTVTFHVRAVAQGQVSQGLVYGAKPGDMVRLGPAQGDMTLDPRAERDLVCVAGGTGMAPIKALVEDAARIGTERYVDVFVGARTAEELYGLDDMLRMSQRHHWLSVRAAVSHERIAGLEGTLPRVLNEFGPWYRHEAFLSGPVDMVTQASATLARQGIPQERIHFDPFDVPALEAALLPRQLREPPED
- a CDS encoding NUDIX hydrolase codes for the protein MNAAMPEGLGATATASALGEVADRVRANLAVFERREATASQASRRAGVCLTLFAHRGRAHVLLIKRAPRGRNAGQWALPGGRLDDGETPVAAALRELAEETGVLADPGEVAGLLDDFVTDSGFVITPVVVIPREPVTFTRDRREVHSLHPIPLRRLTDPDIPRWRTDGDGRPLLQLPLRRGMVVHAPTGALLWQFREVALLGRPTRVADLAQPAFTRA
- a CDS encoding TetR/AcrR family transcriptional regulator, producing the protein MDDTAQRVRSVIASVADTHREFAARIGLEPTKLSKSLQGSRRFTAKELSAIAAAGGVTVDWLVYGRGTGPRAAAERRPAEPGGQAAPAEQAGDERRRTEFLEAAWKLISEHGYHDVRIADIARACGTSSGAVHYYFPTKQDVLSAALLHCVHSAFERQSAELRAVDSAHERLLRLIDMQLPTPGRVRDEWLVWLQFWTETALRPELRAIHNDFYARWREAVVRIIRRGQRQGEFSADADAEQLALGITALTDGLAIQVLTGAPQVTAERMRTVLVDFIARELLARTGGTRERSHA
- a CDS encoding SDR family NAD(P)-dependent oxidoreductase — its product is MGTTPLRPDVHDGKVVLITGGGTGIGRAIAADFAACGAKVVVCGRRPGPLEEVRAEIETAGGTCLTVPANIREEGAATRVVDAALAAFGRIDVLVNSAGGQFTAPAEEITPRGWRAVHDLAVDAGWAMTREVAIRSMIPNRSGAVFFMAFSPRRGIPGMVHATSARAALENLAAGLSLEWSRYGIRTVCVAPGTIATEGMAAAYGDEDRRTWEQAVPLGRLGRPEEVSGLVSFLASPGGSYVTGTTVVVDGGVDAWGTGHPAPDLAVRTPGAPKSPGALDAPHTPGSPNSPDALEIAP
- a CDS encoding acetate--CoA ligase family protein is translated as MTLTLPDGTAAPADAARDLSALFDPASVAVIGASNDQTKYGNWIAVQALRGDRRRPVHLVNRRGEPVLGRPVHRRAVDAPGGVDLAVIAVPAAGFADAVDDALAAGARAIVGITAGFAELGEEGRQRESALAARIRQAGAVLLGPNCLGVLDTTSGLRLASNDMPAGPVGFISQSGNMALELGRHLERDGLGFSRFASLGNQADLTAADLIHGYTAHDGTELIALYCEDFGDGRAFARAAADAVGAGKPVVLLTVGAGQASMRGARSHTGALTSDLAVIDAACRAAGVDRVASVAELAHLLGALHRNRRGGGRRVAVIADGGGHASLASDLAEAHGLVVPEFGASLTSALAAELPPSAGTTNPVDLAGAGEQDITSFGRVLDLALSADEVDAVLVTGYFGGYGGYGEALANAERATARVMAEHVRAHGKPVAVHTMYAERPAATELKDQGVCVFGAVEHAAGVLGRIAERSERPAPRVPALPNPAAPATADDYWTARELLRNVGLPFPAARLVHTEDEAATAAREIGGPVVLKAMGLLHKSDAGGVALGLADETGVRAAHADMTRRLAPPGYCVEAMADTTDGVELIVGVRRDPRFGPVALVGLGGVFTEVLRDVRLALAPVTAAEAESLLARLTAAPLLHGTRGRPAVDVAAAARAVEAITAVAAAHPEIDELEVNPLLVTPEGCLGLDARLVLGS
- a CDS encoding acyl-CoA dehydrogenase family protein, with the translated sequence MDFAYTPRLTELKERAAALAGKIMIHEDACEANNGLPSEVLRGIRDEVLADGLQAVNMPTEWGGAGLSVLEQVVVQEELGKLTNALWDTVWRPANALSACTPAQRERYLVPDILGQRRDAVAITEADAGSDPQGIATTATPTADGYRIDGEKWFVTVGDAADFFLVLALVGEYRAPTLLLVDKDLPGVRLKRVPRYMHTFVYEHPEYVFEGVEVGKDAVLGEIGGGYDLTRSWFTEERLMIGARTVGAAERALALATEWARERVQGGRALIERQLIQGMLADSAVDIAVNRAFVHQVAWEFDQGGDRKTLHAKAAMAKLSASEAAGRVADRAVQIFGGRGYMRDYPVERLYRELRVDRIWEGTSEIQRLVIANEIGKRGLGMLDFPTTGSTRA